Proteins encoded together in one Coffea arabica cultivar ET-39 chromosome 2c, Coffea Arabica ET-39 HiFi, whole genome shotgun sequence window:
- the LOC113724526 gene encoding late embryogenesis abundant protein 47-like: protein MSREQLIRPQSEEEQVKCGGDVASKEAVLAHLAQVGQQDGQIALPHELRSSITIGEALEAAVLTAGNKPVDYSDAAAIQAAEVRATGRTNIVPGGVAAAAQSAATRNARVTRDEDKTKLADVLSEACTKLPADKPVTRRDAEGVIGAELRNDPNLTTRPGGVAASLAAAARLNQTMNRNSQPS, encoded by the exons ATGAGTCGAGAACAGCTAATTAGGCCTCAATCTGAAGAAGAACAAGTGAAATGTGGTGGTGATGTTGCATCAAAGGAAGCTGTCCTAGCTCATCTGGCACag GTTGGCCAGCAAGATGGCCAAATAGCTCTTCCACACGAACTGAGGAGCAGCATCACCATTGGTGAAGCACTTGAGGCCGCAGTTCTCACAGCAGGAAATAAGCCTGTGGATTATAGTGATGCAGCTGCAATACAAGCAGCGGAAGTTAGAGCAACAGGTCGTACCAACATTGTCCCTGGTGGCGTTGCTGCTGCAGCTCAATCTGCAGCAACCCGTAATGCTCGAGTTACAAGGGATGAGGACAAAACAAAGTTGGCAGATGTTTTATCG GAGGCATGCACGAAATTGCCAGCAGACAAGCCGGTGACTCGCCGAGATGCTGAGGGGGTGATAGGTGCAGAGCTGAGGAATGATCCAAACCTGACCACTCGTCCAGGTGGCGTTGCAGCTTCTTTGGCTGCAGCTGCAAGGCTCAACCAAACGATGAACCGGAACAGCCAGCCAAGCTAA